Proteins encoded within one genomic window of Alcanivorax sp. REN37:
- a CDS encoding DNA cytosine methyltransferase translates to MTKISCVDLFCGAGGLTHGFVLEGVPVVAGIDMDPACRFPYEANNSAKFVERDISKVTTDELDQLFGDADLKILAGCAPCQPFSTYAQRYELDGKDGKWGLLYEFARLAKGTRPDVITMENVPTVAKHEVFHDFVDTLKRLDYNVWFDVVDSSQYGVPQTRRRMVLLASRHGDIRMIEPTIDKPKTVRQAIGRLRALSAGEAAPRDKLHVSSTLSEKNLKRIKVSKPGGTWRDWPEHLVADCHRAESGRTYPGVYGRMEWDKPAPTMTTQCYGFGNGRFGHPEQDRAITLREAAIIQSFPRDYAFIPDDGEVSFKVLGRLIGNAVPVDLGRAIARSINSHLAEIAPQP, encoded by the coding sequence ATGACGAAAATTTCTTGTGTTGATTTGTTTTGTGGAGCTGGCGGGCTGACGCATGGCTTCGTGCTCGAAGGCGTGCCAGTCGTTGCGGGCATCGACATGGACCCTGCCTGCCGTTTTCCTTATGAGGCTAACAACAGCGCCAAATTTGTAGAGCGCGATATCAGCAAAGTCACCACCGATGAGTTGGATCAGCTTTTCGGCGATGCTGATTTGAAGATCCTTGCAGGGTGTGCTCCTTGTCAGCCTTTTTCCACCTATGCGCAACGCTATGAGCTGGATGGCAAGGATGGCAAATGGGGGCTTTTGTACGAGTTCGCTCGTTTGGCAAAGGGCACTCGACCAGATGTCATCACGATGGAGAACGTCCCAACCGTTGCCAAGCACGAGGTGTTTCACGACTTCGTCGACACGCTCAAGCGACTTGATTACAACGTCTGGTTCGATGTCGTCGACAGCTCGCAATACGGCGTGCCACAAACTCGCCGCCGCATGGTTCTGCTGGCATCAAGGCATGGCGACATCAGGATGATCGAACCTACTATCGATAAGCCAAAAACCGTGAGGCAGGCGATTGGTCGCCTGCGCGCACTGAGCGCAGGTGAAGCAGCACCGAGAGACAAGCTGCACGTTTCATCTACCTTGTCAGAAAAGAATCTCAAACGCATCAAGGTATCGAAGCCTGGCGGCACGTGGCGCGACTGGCCGGAGCATCTCGTCGCTGACTGCCATCGCGCAGAAAGCGGCAGGACCTACCCCGGCGTCTATGGCCGCATGGAGTGGGACAAGCCTGCCCCCACCATGACGACGCAGTGCTATGGGTTCGGCAATGGCCGGTTTGGGCATCCTGAACAAGATCGCGCGATCACCTTGAGGGAAGCGGCAATTATTCAGAGCTTCCCGCGTGACTACGCGTTCATTCCCGATGACGGTGAGGTGAGCTTCAAAGTACTGGGGCGCCTGATCGGCAATGCCGTTCCTGTGGACCTTGGTCGCGCGATCGCACGCAGCATCAACTCCCATCTTGCCGAGATTGCGCCACAACCATGA
- the drmD gene encoding DISARM system SNF2-like helicase DrmD → MEISNAQNSQAYRARPEPGQLVEVRRRQWVVAEVASSKLTSTSAQQNAVTLSSIDEDGLGEEIEVIWEIEPGAQIIERAGLPSITGQDDSNTLEAFLDAVRWGAATNADRGFLQAPFRSGVSIENFQLDPLVRAIDMARVNLLIADDVGLGKTIEAGLVIQEMLLRHRVRTVLIICPASLQEKWRVEMLEKFGLDFRVVDTAYIKQLRRDRGIHANPWTSHPRLIASMDWAKSGEGLRAMRDVLPAHTNYPCKFDMLVVDEAHNIAPAAGVNYALESQRTHFIRSISPHFQHRLFLTATPHNGYTESFTSLLELLDDQRFARNILPDEKQLSQVMIRRLKSDLVDAEGKPLYAQRKLQALPASYSAQERAIHQKLNDYCASREQDAEKAGNAFGTSFVNQLLKKRLFSSPAAFASTLEKHIASLANGSQRKDKDAMADRILRKAILRVEEDYANDQEVENAQSEAVEEASRRAQPLTADQQQMLNELRSWAQTAKNQVDAKAKAILDWLEVNLKTDGQWNDRRVILFTEYRTTHQWMHEILASHDFGGDRLAILHGGMAQDEREKVKAAFQTSPKDSAVRILLATDAASEGIDLQNHCNCLIHLEIPYNPNVMEQRNGRIDRHGQRQKEVLIWHPVDGGEQGKATIGGHGDDIIRALRKLESMRADMGSVNPVIAPQMSGLIEGSLKDLDTRLAEAKIAKARRFVRAERELKDRVAKLHERLLTTQQDFHLTPEHILMAVKTGLELAGRPPLEPFALADAPAGTVFKMPALSGSWARCLEGLRHPHTLQIRPITFDHAVATGRDDVVLVHLNHRLVQMCLRLLRAEVWAQDDVKKLHRVTVRSVPDALIDGPAVVVISRLVVTGGNHHRLHEELTVAGGYLGDKSFRREDGVTKVQQWLDQAKPLTAADSLFDAIRVRFDRAQSAILQSIDARSKDRLKFLTNTLQSRKQQEVADIGTVLDELEKAIQLELKKDQQPAQLSLFTEDERTQLRRDTAALEARLARIPAERQQEAEAIETRYAKLNDRTFPVAVIFLVPASAVQGGAV, encoded by the coding sequence ATGGAAATTTCGAACGCACAGAATAGCCAGGCCTACCGGGCCCGCCCAGAGCCTGGGCAGTTAGTCGAGGTCAGGCGGCGCCAGTGGGTCGTTGCCGAAGTCGCCTCATCCAAGCTGACATCAACCTCTGCGCAACAGAATGCGGTGACCCTCTCATCCATCGACGAGGATGGTCTAGGTGAGGAGATTGAGGTCATCTGGGAGATTGAGCCCGGCGCGCAAATCATTGAGCGCGCAGGTCTGCCGTCAATTACTGGCCAAGATGACTCCAACACCCTCGAAGCGTTTCTTGATGCAGTTCGCTGGGGTGCCGCCACCAATGCCGACCGAGGCTTTCTGCAAGCGCCGTTCCGCAGCGGTGTCAGCATTGAGAACTTCCAGCTCGACCCACTGGTGCGAGCCATCGATATGGCGCGCGTCAATCTGCTCATCGCTGACGACGTCGGCTTGGGCAAGACCATTGAGGCGGGTCTCGTCATCCAGGAGATGCTGCTGCGGCATCGTGTCCGCACCGTTCTGATCATCTGCCCGGCATCGCTGCAAGAGAAGTGGCGCGTCGAAATGCTGGAAAAGTTTGGCCTTGATTTCCGGGTTGTCGACACAGCTTACATCAAGCAGTTGCGCCGAGATCGCGGTATCCATGCCAACCCATGGACGTCGCATCCACGCCTGATTGCATCCATGGACTGGGCCAAAAGCGGAGAAGGACTGCGCGCCATGCGCGATGTTCTGCCTGCGCACACCAACTATCCATGCAAATTCGACATGTTGGTTGTCGATGAAGCACACAATATCGCCCCCGCTGCCGGTGTGAACTACGCGCTGGAGAGCCAGCGCACACACTTCATCCGTTCCATCAGCCCGCACTTCCAGCATCGTCTGTTTCTGACGGCAACCCCACACAACGGCTATACCGAATCCTTCACATCGCTGCTGGAGTTGCTGGACGACCAGCGTTTCGCCCGCAATATCCTGCCCGATGAAAAGCAGTTGAGTCAGGTGATGATCCGCCGCCTCAAGAGCGACTTGGTCGATGCAGAAGGCAAGCCGCTCTATGCGCAGCGCAAGCTGCAAGCGTTGCCGGCCTCGTACTCCGCACAAGAACGCGCCATTCACCAGAAGTTGAATGATTACTGCGCGAGCCGCGAGCAAGATGCCGAAAAGGCCGGCAATGCGTTCGGTACATCGTTCGTCAACCAGTTGCTCAAGAAACGGCTCTTTTCTTCTCCCGCCGCTTTCGCATCCACTCTCGAGAAGCACATTGCCAGCCTAGCCAACGGCAGCCAACGCAAAGACAAGGATGCGATGGCTGACCGCATTCTGCGCAAAGCCATCCTGCGGGTCGAAGAAGATTACGCCAACGACCAAGAGGTCGAAAACGCCCAGTCCGAGGCCGTCGAGGAAGCCTCACGTCGGGCACAGCCACTGACAGCAGACCAGCAACAGATGCTGAACGAGCTTCGATCGTGGGCGCAGACGGCCAAGAATCAGGTCGATGCCAAGGCCAAGGCCATCCTCGACTGGCTTGAGGTCAACCTCAAGACCGATGGTCAGTGGAATGATCGTCGGGTCATCTTGTTCACCGAATACCGCACTACGCACCAATGGATGCACGAGATCTTGGCCAGCCACGATTTCGGTGGCGATCGACTGGCCATCCTTCACGGTGGCATGGCGCAGGACGAGCGCGAGAAAGTCAAAGCGGCCTTCCAGACCTCGCCCAAGGATTCAGCGGTGCGCATTCTGCTGGCTACCGATGCCGCGTCCGAAGGTATCGACTTGCAGAATCACTGTAATTGCCTCATCCATCTGGAGATCCCGTACAACCCCAATGTGATGGAGCAGCGCAACGGTCGTATCGACCGGCACGGTCAGCGCCAGAAAGAAGTATTGATATGGCATCCCGTCGATGGCGGCGAACAGGGCAAAGCAACCATCGGTGGTCACGGCGATGACATCATCCGGGCACTGCGCAAGCTCGAATCCATGCGTGCGGACATGGGCAGCGTCAATCCGGTCATTGCGCCGCAGATGTCGGGGCTGATCGAAGGCTCACTCAAAGACCTCGACACCCGTTTGGCTGAAGCCAAGATCGCCAAGGCCAGACGCTTCGTGCGCGCCGAGCGCGAACTGAAAGACCGAGTCGCCAAACTGCACGAACGGCTCCTGACTACGCAGCAGGATTTCCATCTCACGCCAGAACACATCCTCATGGCGGTCAAGACGGGCCTCGAGTTGGCAGGCCGTCCGCCGCTCGAGCCGTTTGCCTTGGCCGACGCCCCAGCGGGCACCGTGTTCAAGATGCCCGCGCTGTCTGGCTCGTGGGCGCGCTGCCTCGAAGGCTTGCGTCACCCCCACACACTGCAAATCCGGCCCATCACATTTGATCACGCCGTCGCCACCGGGCGTGACGACGTGGTGCTGGTTCACCTCAACCACCGACTGGTGCAGATGTGCCTGCGCTTGCTGCGCGCCGAGGTGTGGGCACAAGACGACGTGAAGAAGTTGCATCGCGTCACGGTACGGTCGGTGCCGGACGCACTGATCGATGGCCCCGCCGTAGTCGTCATCTCGAGGCTGGTCGTCACTGGCGGCAACCATCACCGCCTCCACGAAGAGCTGACGGTGGCCGGAGGCTATCTGGGGGACAAATCGTTCCGGCGTGAGGACGGCGTCACCAAAGTCCAGCAATGGCTGGATCAGGCCAAGCCACTGACGGCCGCAGATTCGCTGTTCGATGCCATCCGTGTGCGTTTCGATCGTGCGCAGAGCGCCATCCTGCAGTCGATCGATGCCCGGTCGAAAGACCGGCTCAAGTTCCTGACCAACACCCTGCAGTCCCGCAAGCAGCAGGAAGTGGCCGACATCGGCACCGTGCTTGATGAGCTTGAAAAAGCCATTCAGCTCGAGCTGAAAAAAGATCAGCAACCGGCGCAGTTATCGCTCTTCACTGAAGACGAACGAACACAGCTCAGGCGCGACACCGCCGCACTGGAGGCGCGTCTTGCCCGCATTCCAGCCGAGCGCCAGCAAGAGGCCGAGGCCATCGAAACCCGCTACGCAAAACTGAACGACCGCACCTTCCCGGTCGCCGTCATCTTTCTGGTGCCTGCATCTGCCGTTCAGGGAGGTGCCGTATGA
- a CDS encoding DUF6127 family protein, whose product MTEPEQQAPAALVENMLLLRREDFDELLDRAAERGAERVLSHLGLENGHAAKDIRELRDLLEAWRDARRTAWQTTVKVITTGILAALLVGAAIKLKLMGGAP is encoded by the coding sequence ATGACCGAACCCGAACAACAAGCGCCCGCAGCGCTCGTGGAGAACATGCTCTTGCTGCGCCGCGAGGACTTTGACGAACTGCTGGACCGCGCCGCTGAACGCGGTGCCGAGCGCGTTCTGTCCCATCTCGGCCTCGAAAACGGCCACGCCGCGAAAGACATCCGCGAGCTGCGCGACCTGCTGGAAGCCTGGCGTGATGCGCGTCGCACGGCGTGGCAGACCACCGTCAAAGTCATCACCACCGGCATCCTGGCCGCGCTGCTGGTGGGGGCCGCTATCAAGTTGAAGCTGATGGGAGGTGCGCCATGA
- a CDS encoding glycoside hydrolase family protein, producing the protein MGAGGLQTSTRGLRVNQRDWIGAGQELRRWVYGGGKVLPRGLVARREAEIALVST; encoded by the coding sequence CTGGGCGCTGGAGGTCTGCAAACGTCAACGCGGGGCCTGCGAGTGAACCAACGCGACTGGATTGGTGCAGGGCAGGAACTGCGGCGCTGGGTCTATGGCGGCGGGAAGGTGCTGCCTCGGGGGCTGGTGGCACGGCGAGAAGCTGAAATTGCGCTGGTGTCGACATAA
- a CDS encoding glycoside hydrolase family protein, with protein MLHEGYTDRAVIPVKGDVPTIGFGTTTGVKLGDTTTPPKALARALTDVQQFEGALKQCVTVPLAQNEYDALVSFSYNVGSRAFCQSTLVRKLNAED; from the coding sequence GTGCTTCACGAGGGCTACACCGACCGCGCAGTGATTCCGGTCAAGGGCGATGTGCCGACCATCGGGTTCGGTACCACCACCGGAGTGAAGCTGGGCGACACCACCACGCCGCCGAAGGCGCTGGCCCGGGCACTCACCGATGTGCAGCAGTTTGAGGGTGCATTGAAGCAATGCGTCACCGTGCCGCTGGCCCAGAACGAGTACGACGCGCTGGTGAGTTTCTCCTACAACGTCGGCAGCCGCGCGTTCTGCCAATCCACGCTGGTCAGGAAACTCAACGCCGAGGACTAG
- the mads1 gene encoding methylation-associated defense system helix-turn-helix domain-containing protein MAD1, translated as MSDRWLSVEEIAEYLGVSKDTVYAWISKRNMPAHRIGRLWKFKSEEVDEWVRSGGAAENEGRGKE; from the coding sequence ATGTCAGATCGCTGGTTGTCGGTCGAAGAGATCGCCGAGTACCTCGGCGTGAGCAAGGACACCGTTTATGCCTGGATCAGTAAACGGAACATGCCTGCTCACCGAATCGGTCGACTTTGGAAGTTCAAGTCTGAGGAAGTCGATGAGTGGGTGCGCTCTGGTGGAGCAGCAGAAAACGAAGGTCGAGGCAAAGAATGA
- a CDS encoding DNA methyltransferase, whose protein sequence is MSAPSVHDDWLSLIEISGPFLAVPVLKEAFPQGLEELDGIKRKRLRQAYEEWREALELEDAQFADLHAAWIDEVLSRGLELDEDGKGDVLKRADWCAANLQASLPEHGVTLSPDFAVIDEQRANKPLLLIQTYAQDVDLDTTLKQDGWAATPADRMVQLCRSLGCRLGLVTNGERWMLVDAPVGAVTTFASWYARIWSQEPITLQAFVHLLGIRRFFVDEAEQLPALFDRSLKFQDEVTDALGEQVRRAVEVLIQTLDKADQDRNRELLHDVKEPELYEAALTVMMRLVFLLSAEERGLLLMGDERYEANYALSTLRMQLRKESEEILERRWDAWSRLLAIFRAVFGGIEHENLRLPALGGSLFDPDRFPFLEGRAKGSNWRTDAATPLPIDNRTVLLLLEAIQQFQGRTLSYRALDVEQIGYVYEGLLERTVKRTDEVTLELDATKSAKTPWIKLAELDSARLDGAARLAELLQERSGSSASRVRNNLAKPVDDTLADRLLTACQGDTKLRDRVKPYAHLLRTDPWGYPLVYPAGAFIVTTGSDRRETGTHYTPKSLTEAIVAETLTPVAYVGPAEGTPREQWTLKSPSELLDLKICDPAMGSGAFLVQACRWLSDRLVEAWSQVEATGKTVSVDGEVLDAGVAKEPLPRDSEARTVIARRLIAERCLYGVDLNPLAVELAKLSIWLVTLAKGRPFGFLDHNLRCGDSLLGIHRLAQLTELSMKPGGKGQQRLFGQNIESAVREAIELRQQLREMPIRDIRDVEAMAQLNTDARRRLEVPESIADAFIAEVFASNSSGATLENVLASLTIKAGQVVDGNWEVLAAMHRRSVALLTTDLPNDKPVRLPFHWPLEFPEVFSGPRVGFDAAIGNPPFLGGLRITETSGAAYGDYLAHAFSGNNKVDLCAFFFKRIFSLLSPLAAMGLLATNTISQGVTRKHGLSDLITSGASVFAARPNFQWPGNASVFVAMINIFNGPWAGRRFIDGQPVEFINDLLVESSGSEEAPRKLSKNAGLCFQGSNPLGEGFFIDEARAKQLIAINAKNADVVKPVLGGKELNQLIDLDFSRWIIDFGEMNLDQVKNYRAPYDHVLIHVKPDRETKDGVKYPRMVYEWWKFWHSRNALYDGIKKKKLKKILVRARVSDYHIIEYLPSNIVYTEQLAVFLLQDWSDFSALQSSFHDVWARRYASSLGNGMRYIPGDCFETFPMPIPTESLAKAGETYWNARAELSKKNRTGLYEIYKQFHNPDCTQPEIAKIRALHQEIDNLLLNSYGFSSIDLEHGFHNVAQSGTEKIRFTMSPKARSFVIQSLIQLNSIEAGALPVSAKQERRSPKKANSASMLGEKSFQASLLDDHSSSECLPKDVANQWGAISTDQILAWLEAHTGWFTKQAILAGCGAATDDWDAAIAELLRDEFIETHADGNRWRAKP, encoded by the coding sequence ATGAGTGCTCCCAGCGTGCATGATGATTGGTTGTCGTTGATCGAGATCTCCGGCCCTTTCCTCGCCGTTCCCGTTCTGAAGGAAGCCTTTCCGCAAGGGCTGGAAGAGCTCGATGGCATCAAGCGCAAACGCCTGCGCCAAGCCTATGAGGAATGGCGCGAAGCGCTGGAATTGGAAGATGCGCAGTTCGCCGACCTGCACGCGGCCTGGATCGACGAAGTGCTGTCGCGTGGTCTCGAACTCGATGAAGACGGAAAAGGCGACGTCCTCAAGCGCGCCGACTGGTGCGCCGCCAACCTCCAAGCCAGCTTGCCCGAACACGGTGTGACGCTGTCGCCTGATTTTGCGGTGATCGATGAACAGCGTGCCAACAAGCCACTGCTGCTGATCCAGACCTATGCGCAGGATGTCGATCTCGATACCACCCTGAAGCAAGATGGCTGGGCCGCCACACCCGCTGATCGCATGGTTCAGTTGTGCCGGTCATTGGGTTGTCGACTCGGACTGGTGACCAACGGCGAGCGCTGGATGCTGGTGGATGCACCAGTGGGTGCCGTCACCACCTTTGCCAGTTGGTATGCCCGCATCTGGAGCCAAGAACCCATCACGCTGCAGGCTTTCGTGCACCTGCTCGGCATTCGTCGCTTCTTTGTCGATGAAGCCGAACAACTGCCTGCACTGTTCGATCGCTCCCTGAAGTTCCAAGACGAAGTCACCGACGCCCTCGGCGAGCAGGTACGCCGTGCTGTCGAAGTCTTGATTCAAACCCTCGACAAAGCCGACCAGGATCGCAATCGAGAGCTCCTGCACGATGTCAAAGAACCCGAGCTGTATGAGGCCGCGCTGACAGTGATGATGCGCTTGGTGTTCCTGCTCTCCGCCGAGGAGCGTGGCCTGCTTCTAATGGGCGACGAACGCTACGAGGCCAACTACGCGCTCTCCACCTTGCGCATGCAATTGCGCAAGGAATCCGAGGAAATCCTCGAGCGCCGCTGGGACGCCTGGTCACGCCTGTTGGCGATCTTCCGCGCCGTGTTCGGCGGCATCGAACACGAGAATCTGCGTCTCCCAGCGCTGGGCGGATCACTGTTCGATCCGGATCGTTTCCCTTTCCTCGAAGGCCGGGCCAAGGGCTCGAACTGGCGTACTGATGCGGCCACACCGCTGCCCATCGACAACCGCACCGTGCTGTTGTTGCTGGAGGCTATCCAGCAATTCCAGGGCCGCACGCTGTCCTACCGCGCACTGGATGTCGAACAGATCGGCTACGTGTACGAGGGTCTGCTCGAGCGCACCGTCAAACGCACCGATGAAGTCACGCTGGAACTGGATGCCACCAAGAGCGCCAAGACGCCGTGGATCAAACTGGCCGAGCTGGATTCGGCACGCTTGGATGGTGCCGCGCGATTGGCTGAGTTACTACAAGAACGCTCCGGCAGTTCCGCCAGCCGAGTGCGCAATAATCTGGCCAAACCCGTCGACGACACCTTGGCCGATCGCCTGCTGACCGCTTGCCAGGGCGACACCAAGCTGCGCGACCGCGTCAAACCCTATGCCCATCTGCTGCGTACCGACCCATGGGGCTATCCGCTGGTCTATCCCGCAGGAGCCTTCATCGTCACCACCGGTTCCGACCGGCGCGAAACCGGCACCCACTACACCCCGAAATCGCTGACAGAAGCCATCGTCGCCGAGACGCTCACGCCGGTGGCCTACGTCGGCCCAGCAGAAGGAACGCCGCGCGAGCAGTGGACGCTGAAATCGCCCTCCGAACTGCTCGACCTCAAGATCTGCGACCCCGCCATGGGTTCGGGTGCCTTTCTCGTTCAAGCCTGTCGTTGGCTGTCGGATCGCCTCGTCGAGGCTTGGTCACAAGTCGAGGCAACGGGCAAAACCGTGAGTGTGGATGGTGAAGTCTTGGACGCAGGAGTGGCCAAAGAACCGCTACCTCGCGACAGCGAAGCTCGCACGGTGATCGCGCGCAGGCTTATCGCCGAACGCTGCCTCTACGGCGTCGATCTGAACCCGCTGGCGGTCGAACTGGCCAAGCTCTCCATCTGGCTGGTGACGCTGGCCAAGGGCCGTCCCTTTGGCTTCCTCGACCACAACCTGCGCTGTGGTGACAGTTTGCTGGGCATTCACCGACTTGCTCAACTCACCGAGCTGAGCATGAAACCTGGAGGCAAGGGGCAGCAGCGATTGTTCGGCCAGAACATTGAGAGTGCCGTGCGCGAGGCCATCGAGCTGCGACAGCAGTTACGCGAGATGCCGATACGCGACATCCGGGATGTGGAAGCCATGGCACAACTGAACACCGATGCGCGCCGCAGGCTTGAAGTGCCGGAAAGTATCGCCGATGCTTTTATCGCGGAGGTGTTCGCATCAAACAGTAGCGGCGCGACTTTGGAAAATGTACTAGCGTCGCTAACCATCAAGGCCGGACAGGTAGTCGACGGAAATTGGGAAGTGCTTGCTGCAATGCATCGGAGATCAGTTGCCTTGCTCACGACCGACCTGCCCAATGACAAGCCTGTACGTTTGCCTTTTCATTGGCCTCTTGAGTTTCCAGAAGTGTTTTCAGGTCCAAGAGTAGGTTTTGATGCCGCCATTGGCAATCCTCCGTTTCTTGGAGGATTGCGCATTACAGAAACAAGTGGTGCTGCTTATGGAGACTATTTGGCTCACGCTTTTAGTGGGAACAACAAGGTAGACCTGTGCGCATTTTTCTTTAAAAGAATATTTTCTTTGCTGTCTCCACTTGCCGCCATGGGATTGTTGGCAACAAACACAATTTCTCAAGGGGTGACACGTAAGCATGGACTTTCTGACTTAATAACTTCTGGTGCGTCAGTTTTTGCGGCGCGCCCAAACTTCCAATGGCCTGGCAATGCTTCGGTATTTGTCGCCATGATTAATATTTTCAACGGACCTTGGGCTGGGCGACGCTTTATAGATGGGCAGCCTGTCGAGTTCATTAACGACTTGCTGGTCGAAAGTAGTGGTTCAGAGGAAGCCCCAAGAAAACTATCTAAGAATGCTGGCTTGTGTTTCCAAGGCTCAAATCCTCTCGGAGAAGGCTTCTTCATAGATGAAGCGCGCGCAAAGCAGTTAATCGCCATTAATGCCAAAAATGCTGATGTTGTTAAGCCTGTCCTCGGCGGAAAGGAACTAAATCAGTTAATTGATCTGGATTTTTCGCGATGGATTATAGATTTTGGGGAAATGAATCTAGATCAAGTGAAAAATTATCGGGCTCCGTATGACCATGTCCTAATTCACGTAAAGCCGGACCGAGAAACCAAGGATGGAGTTAAATATCCTCGGATGGTTTATGAGTGGTGGAAGTTCTGGCACTCAAGAAATGCCTTGTACGATGGAATAAAGAAGAAAAAGTTAAAAAAGATATTAGTGCGAGCTAGGGTGTCCGATTATCATATTATTGAGTATTTGCCATCAAATATTGTTTATACGGAGCAGTTGGCCGTTTTCTTGTTGCAAGACTGGAGTGATTTTTCTGCACTCCAAAGCTCTTTTCATGATGTTTGGGCAAGACGCTATGCATCATCATTAGGGAATGGAATGCGATATATACCGGGGGACTGCTTTGAGACTTTCCCGATGCCAATCCCAACAGAATCGCTGGCAAAAGCAGGTGAGACGTACTGGAACGCGAGGGCGGAACTCTCAAAGAAAAATCGTACTGGACTATACGAGATATACAAACAATTCCACAATCCGGACTGCACGCAGCCTGAAATTGCAAAAATCAGGGCACTTCATCAAGAAATTGACAATCTCTTGCTCAATTCTTATGGTTTTTCCTCCATTGATCTTGAACACGGCTTCCACAATGTCGCGCAGTCTGGTACGGAAAAAATAAGATTCACAATGTCGCCCAAGGCACGTTCATTTGTTATCCAATCATTAATTCAGCTAAATTCAATTGAGGCTGGGGCATTACCTGTATCTGCAAAACAGGAAAGACGCTCTCCTAAGAAAGCGAATAGCGCTAGCATGCTGGGTGAGAAAAGCTTTCAAGCCAGTTTGTTAGATGATCATTCTTCTTCTGAATGCTTGCCCAAAGATGTTGCCAATCAATGGGGGGCAATATCAACTGATCAAATTCTTGCTTGGCTTGAAGCGCACACAGGTTGGTTTACCAAGCAAGCCATCTTGGCTGGATGTGGAGCTGCAACGGATGACTGGGATGCCGCCATTGCTGAGTTATTGCGTGATGAATTCATTGAGACTCACGCCGATGGCAACCGCTGGCGGGCCAAGCCATGA